The nucleotide sequence GGTGAAAGTCGTCACCGACGCCTACGACGGCACCGTCTCCTTCTATGTCTCGGACCCGCGGGATCCCATCATCCGCACCTACGCCGCCGCCTTCCCGGGGGCTTTCCGCCCGCTGGCGGACATGCCGCGCGACCTGCGCCGCCACCTGCGCTGGCCGGAGGGGCTGTTCCTGCTGCAGTCCCAAATGTACCAGACCTACCACATTACCGACCCCCACGTCTTCTACACCAAGGAGGACAAGTGGGAGATCGCACACGAGTCGGAGCAGAAGGGCACCGCGACTGAGACGGGTGCGGGCGGCGGCGATTCCCTCATCCCGCCCTACTACATCGTCACCCGTTTGCCCGATGAGGACAACACTGAGTTCATCCTCATGCGCCCCTACACGCCGGCGCGCAAGCCCAACATGATCGCCTGGCTGTGCGCCCGCGCTGACGCACCCCACTACGGCGAGCTCGTGGTCTTTCGCTTCTCCCGCGAGGAGACCATCTTCGGCCCCAGCCTGGTGGACAACCGCATCGAGCAGGATACCGAGATCAGCGCCGCCCTCACCCTGTGGCGCGGACGCGGCTCCGACGTCATCCGCGGCAACCTGCTGGTCATCCCGATCGGCGAGTCACTGCTCTATGTCGAGCCCCTGTTCCTGAGCGCCCAGAACGGCGGAGTGCCGGAACTCAAGCGGGTGATCGTCGCCGTCGGCCAGGTCGAGGGCGACGCCATCGTCGTCATGCGCCCGACCCTGGAGGAGGCGCTCGAGGCCGCCCTGGGAGGGGCAGTGGCGATACCGGCGGAAGGCGCCGCGCCGCGGCCGCCGACGCCCACTGCGGCGGGGGCGCCGGAGGCGCCCGCCCCGCGGCCGGCGGTGTCGAAGGCGCAGCGGGAACTCATCGAGTCCGCGCTCCAGCACTATAACACGGCGCAATCGCGCCTGCACGGCGGCGATTGGGCCGCCTACGGACAGGAGCTGGCGGCGATGGAACGCGACCTGCGGCGGCTGCAGGAGATGCAGCACTGAGGACACCGCAGGCAGCGCCGCGGCACGTCGGGGGGCGACCGGAGGCGAGCGATGATCAAAGTCATCTTCTTCGATCTCAGTGATACCCTGTGCGATTACGCGGCGGCGGCGGCGGCGGCCCTCGACAGCGCGTGCGAGTACACGGTCAACCACACCGACGCCGTCACCGCCGGCGGCCTGCGCGAGGCCTACCTGCGCGAGCTGCAACACGCGGAAGAGGAGGCCGACCGCTGGAGCGCCAGCCGGCTGCGAGAGGGCGAGGTGGAGGCCGCGCATCGCCTGTGGGAGCGCGCGCTGGAGAACTGCGGCGTCGTCAACCCTATCCTCGCGCAGGCGGTGGCCTGCCACTACGAGCTGGCGCGCATGCGCGCGCTCCAGTTGCTGCCGGATGCGCTGCCGACGCTGCACGCGCTGCGCGAGCGGGTGCGCGTGGGCGTCGTCGCCGAGGGGCGCGCCGGCATCGTCAAGGAGGAACTGACGCTGCTCGGCTTGCGCCAACTGGTGTCAGCGGTCATCATCGAGGGGGAGGTCGGCTACTCCAAGCGCGACCCCCAGCTCTTTCTGCATGCAGTGCGCGAGGCGGGGTGTGAGCCCGCCCAGGCGGCGCACGTCGGCGACTCCCTGGCCGGCGATGTCGCGCCCGCTCACCAGGCGGGCCTGGTCACGGTGTGGGTCAACCGCGCCGATGAGAGCCCGCAGCCGGACCTCCCGACCCCCGACTACACCGTCCCTGATCTCTCGGCCGTGCCGCAGCTGCTCCTGGGCGAGGCGTGAGCCCGGGAGCAGCGCCGCCGCGGCTGCGCACCGCATGAGCGACAAGGAAGCGCGCCCCCGGCGATGGAAGCTAAGAAAGCAGCGCGCCCACCAGTGGGCGCCGGAGGGAGGTGCCGGTTGAAGATCATCACGCCCGGCGACGGCGAGACTTTCGATATCGAGCTGGAGGAGCACCTGCTGGAGCAGAACCGCGAGCTGGCGGCGGCCAACCGCCGCCGCCTGGACGAGCGCGGCGTGCGCGCCTTCGACGTCATGGGCGCCATCGGCTCCGGTAAGACTACGCTCATCGGGCGCCTGGTCGAGCATCTGCGCGGCCACCGGGTGGGGGTGCTGGCGGGCGACCTGACGACGACCATTGACGCCGATCGCCTGGCGCGCAGCGGCGCGCGCGCGGTGGTGCAGATCAACACCGGCCGGGAGTGCCACCTCGACGCCAACCTCGTGGCCAAGGGGCTGGAGGAGCTGCTCGCGCACGACCTCGACCTCGTCTTCATCGAAAACGTGGGCAACCTGATCTGCCCCGCCGAGTTCCCCTTGGGCGCGCACGGGCGAATGGTGGTGGTCTCCGTCACCGAGGGGCCGTACACGCTGCGCAAGCACCCGCACATCTTCGCCGAGGCGCAGGCGGCGGTCATCAACAAGTGCGACCTGGCCGAGGTCGTGAACGCCGACCTCGAGCAACTGCGGCGCGACGCGCTCGCCGCCAACCCCGCGCTCGCGGTCATCTTCACCGACGCCCTGGGCGGGGAGGGGGTGGAGCAGGTCGCCGCCGCCCTCGGCCTGTAGGGGCGCGGCCCGCCCCCGGCGGGCAAACACGCCGTGCCCGTGAGCCATGCACGAGCTATCGCTAGCCGCCCAGATCCGACGGACCGTGCTCAAGGCCGCCGCCGCGCACGCGGTGGACCAGGTGATCGAGGTTGACATCGAGATCGGAGAGCTGAGCCTGTTCAACCCCGACCAGGTGGGGTTCTGGCTGCGCCAGCTTTTCCGCGACACCGTCGCCGACGGCGCCGACGTCAGGGTGGCCGCTACTCCCACCCATATCAAGTGCGGCGCGTGCGGCTACGCGGGCGGGGTGGAGCTGCCCACCGATCCCGAGTTTCACATCTTCGTGCCCGCGGTCAGGTGCCCGGCCTGCGACTCGTCCGACATCACCGTCGAGCGCGGGCGTGAAGTCATCATCAAGAACCTGCGCGTGCACAAGGCGGCCCCGGAGGTGGGAACCGCTTAGGCCCGGCGGAGGCGGTCGCCGGGCGCGTGCTACTTGCGCGAGAACCCATACGCGCCGACGATGCCGCCCACGGCGCAGTACGCGCCATTGACGTACGCCAGCGGCTTGAGCCTCTCCAGCGCCAACCCGCCCGCCTTGTCCAGCACTTCCTCATCGGCGTGGACGCACACGATCTCGCCCAGGAACAGGTCGTGCGACCCCAGGCTCAGCGTCTGGCGCACCCTGCATTCGAGGTTGACGGGGAACTCCTTCACCAGCGGCGCCTTGACGTGTGCCGCCGGCTCGGGGGTGAGTCCGGCGGCCGCGAACTTGTCCCCATCGCGCCCCGACACGGTGCCGCACACGTCAACCGCTTGTACCTGGTCCGCCCGCGGGAGGTTGACGACGAACTCCTGGGCCTCCTTGATCAGCGCGTGCGAGTAACGCCCCGGCCGCACCGCGATGCTCAGCATCGGCGGCTCGGAGCAGACCGTGCCCACCCAGGCCAGGGTGATCAGGTTCGGCCTCCCCTGCGCGTCCACGCACGACACGACGACCGCGGGCACGGGGTAGAGCTCGGTGGCGGCGTTGCGCTGCACTTTGGTCATCTTGATTCTCTCCTTGGATCGGGTCCGCCGGTCGCGGCGGTGTTCGACCGACGGCG is from Armatimonadota bacterium and encodes:
- a CDS encoding HAD family hydrolase, producing MIKVIFFDLSDTLCDYAAAAAAALDSACEYTVNHTDAVTAGGLREAYLRELQHAEEEADRWSASRLREGEVEAAHRLWERALENCGVVNPILAQAVACHYELARMRALQLLPDALPTLHALRERVRVGVVAEGRAGIVKEELTLLGLRQLVSAVIIEGEVGYSKRDPQLFLHAVREAGCEPAQAAHVGDSLAGDVAPAHQAGLVTVWVNRADESPQPDLPTPDYTVPDLSAVPQLLLGEA
- the hypB gene encoding hydrogenase nickel incorporation protein HypB, producing the protein MKIITPGDGETFDIELEEHLLEQNRELAAANRRRLDERGVRAFDVMGAIGSGKTTLIGRLVEHLRGHRVGVLAGDLTTTIDADRLARSGARAVVQINTGRECHLDANLVAKGLEELLAHDLDLVFIENVGNLICPAEFPLGAHGRMVVVSVTEGPYTLRKHPHIFAEAQAAVINKCDLAEVVNADLEQLRRDALAANPALAVIFTDALGGEGVEQVAAALGL
- a CDS encoding hydrogenase/urease maturation nickel metallochaperone HypA, which produces MHELSLAAQIRRTVLKAAAAHAVDQVIEVDIEIGELSLFNPDQVGFWLRQLFRDTVADGADVRVAATPTHIKCGACGYAGGVELPTDPEFHIFVPAVRCPACDSSDITVERGREVIIKNLRVHKAAPEVGTA
- a CDS encoding flavin reductase family protein — translated: MTKVQRNAATELYPVPAVVVSCVDAQGRPNLITLAWVGTVCSEPPMLSIAVRPGRYSHALIKEAQEFVVNLPRADQVQAVDVCGTVSGRDGDKFAAAGLTPEPAAHVKAPLVKEFPVNLECRVRQTLSLGSHDLFLGEIVCVHADEEVLDKAGGLALERLKPLAYVNGAYCAVGGIVGAYGFSRK